A genomic region of Pyrus communis chromosome 14, drPyrComm1.1, whole genome shotgun sequence contains the following coding sequences:
- the LOC137716497 gene encoding CBS domain-containing protein CBSX5-like, producing the protein MAVSFLRYEVSDLCLAKPALRSLSASATVADALESLKTSQDNFISVWDCDHSKPKSPDGSGVGGGGQFCRCIGKVCMVDVICYLSKDDSLTSPSAALKAPVSEILTKIPGHVMHVEPSCSLLAAIDLILEGVQNLVVPIISRSNSRRKKHPKPISAATTTIHNGQEFCWLTQEDVMRFLLSSIGLFSPLPAMSIDSLGIISTDILAINYHSSASSALQLISHSLSQQTSVAVVDTEGVLIGEISPFTLACCDESVAAAITTLSAGDLMSYIDCGGPPEHLVKTVMQRLKDRKLQGVLDNYTLSSSSSYAHALMMTSSSSDEESSASPNRSLRRTRPGRYTRSSSYSARMVRRAEAIVCHPRSSLVAVMIQAIAHRVNYVWVIGDDCSLEGIVSFSGMLEVFREHLETMG; encoded by the exons ATGGCAGTGAGCTTCTTAAGGTACGAGGTATCCGACCTCTGTCTAGCCAAGCCGGCCCTGAGGTCCCTCTCTGCCTCCGCCACCGTAGCCGATGCCTTGGAATCCCTGAAGACCTCGCAGGACAACTTCATCAGCGTCTGGGACTGCGACCACTCCAAACCCAAGTCACCAGACGGCAGTGGTGTAGGTGGTGGCGGCCAGTTCTGCCGCTGCATTGGCAAGGTCTGCATGGTTGATGTGATCTGCTATCTCAGCAAAGATGACAGCTTGACGTCTCCATCTGCCGCTCTCAAGGCACCTGTCTCTGAGATTTTAACCAAAATTCCTGGCCATGTTATGCACGTGGAACCTTCCTGCAg TCTGCTAGCAGCCATTGATCTCATCCTCGAGGGAGTCCAGAACTTGGTGGTCCCAATCATAAGCAGAAGCAattcaagaagaaagaaacacCCAAAACCCATCTCTGCCGCCACCACCACTATCCACAACGGCCAAGAATTCTGCTGGCTGACACAGGAAGATGTGATGAGATTCCTCCTTAGCTCAATTGGGCTTTTCTCCCCCCTCCCAGCCATGTCCATAGACTCCCTTGGCATCATCAGCACCGATATCCTGGCCATCAACTACCACTCATCCGCCAGCTCCGCCCTCCAGCTCATCTCCCACTCCCTCTCCCAGCAGACCTCGGTGGCGGTGGTTGACACCGAGGGGGTCCTGATCGGTGAAATCTCACCCTTCACCCTTGCCTGCTGTGACGAGTCAGTGGCTGCCGCGATCACCACCCTCTCAGCAGGGGACCTCATGTCCTACATTGACTGTGGTGGCCCTCCTGAGCACCTGGTAAAAACTGTGATGCAGAGGTTGAAGGACAGGAAGCTCCAAGGGGTGTTGGATAATTACACGCTGAGCTCATCAAGTAGCTATGCACATGCATTGATGATGACATCATCTTCTTCCGACGAGGAGTCATCAGCGTCTCCGAACAGGAGCCTGCGGCGGACTAGGCCCGGGAGGTACACCCGGTCGAGCAGCTACTCGGCGAGAATGGTGAGGAGGGCAGAGGCCATTGTCTGCCATCCAAGGAGCTCACTGGTGGCTGTGATGATCCAGGCAATTGCTCACAGGGTGAATTATGTGTGGGTTATTGGGGATGATTGTAGCTTGGAGGGAATTGTAAGTTTTTCTGGGATGTTGGAAGTTTTCAGGGAACATCTGGAAACCATGGGTTAG
- the LOC137716333 gene encoding uncharacterized protein isoform X2 has product MESKEEEEYVLLDLDSVSSQFEIPPNAPYSFSGLNTEHPVLTIGDKLKLIGEYQETIGTCLIFKEEGKCIMDPNQSPSKQVKPVTSLQRILKFRLAPNLESHDPPEQSRDPVLHTVQSVAE; this is encoded by the exons ATGGagtcaaaagaagaagaagaatatgtaTTGCTCGATCTCGATTCCGTTTCCTCGCAGTTTGAAATTCCACCAAACGCACCCTATTCTTTTTCC GGTCTAAACACGGAGCATCCAGTATTGACTATAGGCGACAAACTCAAGTTG ATAGGAGAATATCAAGAAACGATTGGAACATGCCTTATATTCAAAGAAGAAG GCAAATGCATAATGGATCCAAATCAATCTCCAAGCAAGCAAGTAAAACCAGTTACGAGCCttcaaaggattttaaaatttaGACTGGCACCCAATCTCGAGTCTCATGATCCACCTGAACAGTCTCG GGATCCGGTGCTACATACAGTGCAATCAGTGGCTGAATGA
- the LOC137716333 gene encoding uncharacterized protein isoform X1 — MESKEEEEYVLLDLDSVSSQFEIPPNAPYSFSGLNTEHPVLTIGDKLKLIGEYQETIGTCLIFKEEDASPAVHEEMGPSEANLFAGKCIMDPNQSPSKQVKPVTSLQRILKFRLAPNLESHDPPEQSRDPVLHTVQSVAE, encoded by the exons ATGGagtcaaaagaagaagaagaatatgtaTTGCTCGATCTCGATTCCGTTTCCTCGCAGTTTGAAATTCCACCAAACGCACCCTATTCTTTTTCC GGTCTAAACACGGAGCATCCAGTATTGACTATAGGCGACAAACTCAAGTTG ATAGGAGAATATCAAGAAACGATTGGAACATGCCTTATATTCAAAGAAGAAG ATGCTAGCCCTGCGGTTCATGAAGAAATGGGACCATCAGAAGCAAACCTTTTTGCAGGCAAATGCATAATGGATCCAAATCAATCTCCAAGCAAGCAAGTAAAACCAGTTACGAGCCttcaaaggattttaaaatttaGACTGGCACCCAATCTCGAGTCTCATGATCCACCTGAACAGTCTCG GGATCCGGTGCTACATACAGTGCAATCAGTGGCTGAATGA
- the LOC137716496 gene encoding receptor-like protein 3 — MAHGFLLILLFSHIISTSVHACNQIEHASLLSFASTISSRPLNWTSVNCCRWKGIICNQDGLVTHLLLSSKGLKGAIFPSSLSLGNLTHLIQLNLSHNSLSGSLETEFFLPLTRLEILDLSFNLLSGKLPFSMPSHNIQKLDLSSNRFHGAVSALFFQHARNLTSFNINNNTFSGSFPSSICSHSSPLIRLLDFSFNAFNGNISPGLGECSKLQIFRAGYNDLSGLLPKDIYNATKLEEIAFPSNSLHGAISEKIFNLSNLAILDFSFNQMSGVLPLHFGQLSKLKLLALGFNHFKGYLPPSLMNCTNLVEIHMAANNLEGDISMVNFSKLSQLSKLDLVRNDFTGTFPTSLYSCQSLKAIRLTANNNTEGQIQPEILSLKSLTFLSLGGLTNITGAMKILMHCKSLQVLIIAYSFKGEEMPIDEGMVDFGGFQNLQSLTFYYCELTGQMPLWLSKLKNLGILVFEGCRLTGPIPRSLATLPKLFFLFLVDNQISGEFPKELCGLPRLVHEPTTDQVDDYIDLPIYTDAGLTYPQRLSNWPPTISVSFNHIHGRIPTEIGQMHLLHNLDFAGNYFSGNIPEQISNLKNLENLSLSMNHLSGNIPLSLANLNFLKYLNVSYNNLEGPIPTSTQLQSFNASAFEGNSELCGSPLHNDCLPIKGIDADSKNNQGVDNEHDFPWLYIFIALGFILGFCGSVWFFNC, encoded by the coding sequence ATGGCTCATGGCTTCCTTCTCATACTTTTATTCTCTCACATCATCTCTACAAGTGTTCATGCATGCAATCAAATTGAGCACGCCTCTCTTTTGTCATTCGCCTCCACCATATCTTCTCGTCCTTTAAATTGGACTTCAGTTAACTGTTGTCGATGGAAGGGTATCATTTGTAATCAGGATGGTTTGGTCACCCATTTGCTCTTATCCTCCAAAGGTCTCAAAGGAGCTATTTTCCCCTCATCATTGTCACTTGGAAATCTCACACACCTCAtccaattaaatctctctcacAATTCACTTTCTGGATCACTTGAAACTGAATTCTTTTTGCCTTTGACTCGTCTTGAGATCCTAGATTTGAGCTTTAATCTTCTTTCTGGAAAACTACCATTTTCTATGCCATCCCACAATATCCAAAAGttggatttgtcaagcaatcGCTTCCATGGTGCAGTTTCAGCATTATTCTTTCAACATGCTCGTAATTTAACTAGTTTCAACATCAACAACAATACCTTTTCAGGTTCGTTCCCATCCTCTATATGTTCTCATTCGTCTCCCTTGATTAGGTTGTTGGATTTTTCCTTCAATGCATTCAATGGCAACATTTCTCCTGGACTCGGGGAGTGTTCAAAACTGCAAATTTTTCGTGCTGGTTACAATGACCTCTCAGGGTTACTTCCGAAAGATATCTACAATGCCACCAAACTAGAAGAAATTGCATTCCCTTCCAATTCACTCCATGGAGCCATAAGTGAGAAAATTTTCAACCTTTCTAACCTTGCAATCCTTGACTTCTCCTTTAACCAAATGAGTGGCGTGCTCCCTCTCCATTTTGGACAGCTCTCCAAATTGAAACTCTTGGCTCTTGGTTTTAACCATTTCAAAGGTTATTTGCCCCCTTCGTTGATGAATTGCACGAACCTTGTAGAAATACATATGGCTGCCAACAACTTGGAAGGAGATATCTCCATGGTCAATTTCTCGAAACTTAGTCAGCTCAGTAAACTTGACCTAGTTCGAAACGACTTTACTGGTACATTTCCAACAAGCCTTTATTCATGCCAGTCCCTAAAAGCTATTCGTTTGACTGCAAATAATAATACAGAAGGACAAATCCAACCTGAAATTCTTTCATTGAAATCTTTGACCTTTCTCTCACTTGGTGGCTTAACCAACATCACTGGGGCGATGAAGATATTAATGCATTGTAAAAGTCTTCAAGTACTCATCATTGCATATTCATTCAAAGGTGAGGAAATGCCAATTGATGAAGGCATGGTTGATTTTGGTGGGTTCCAAAATCTTCAATCGTTGACCTTTTATTACTGTGAGCTCACTGGTCAAATGCCCTTATGGTTATCAAAACTCAAGAATTTAGGGATCTTGGTTTTTGAAGGTTGTAGACTTACAGGGCCAATTCCTAGATCGTTGGCGACCCTTCCCAaactcttcttcttgttcttggtAGACAACCAAATTTCTGGTGAATTTCCAAAAGAACTTTGTGGACTACCAAGGTTGGTACATGAACCAACCACAGATCAAGTAGACGATTATATTGACTTGCCGATCTACACGGATGCGGGTCTAACTTACCCACAAAGATTGTCCAACTGGCCACCAACAATATCTGtatctttcaatcacattcatgGTAGAATACCTACTGAGATCGGCCAAATGCACCTTCTCCACAACTTGGATTTTGCTGGCAACTACTTTTCCGGCAACATTCCAGAACAAATATCCAACCTAAAAAATCTAGAGAATTTGAGCCTCTCTATGAATCATTTGTCTGGAAACATCCCGTTGTCATTGGCAAATCTTAAtttcttaaaatatttaaatgtctCATACAATAATCTCGAAGGACCAATCCCAACAAGCACTCAGCTTCAAAGTTTCAATGCTTCTGCGTTTGAGGGGAATTCAGAATTGTGTGGCTCTCCACTTCACAACGATTGTCTACCAATTAAAGGCATTGATGCAGATAGCAAGAACAACCAAGGTGTGGACAATGAGCATGATTTTCCATGGTTGTATATATTCATTGCACTAGGTTTCATCCTAGGGTTTTGCGGGAGTGTGTGGTTCTTTAATTGTTAA